ACGGATTCCATCGCTTCCTCCCTACGCCGGAATTACCCGATTCAGGTTCAGCGGTCGGTGACGGATCGGTCACCCTCTCAGCCCACTTCCTGCGAGCTCCCGCGGACGCTTCGACTATAGCTGACAGCTCAATCGACAGTTGTCCCGGTCAGGAGCGCTGCGAGTTCTGTCGGTCGGTACAGGACCTGTTTGCCGGTGCGCTGCGGTTCGACGAGCCCGGTACGGCGGAGTAGCTGGAGGTGCTGGCTCACGGCGGACGGCGTCACCTTCAGTTCGCCGGCGAGGTCGGTCGTCGTACGGGGATGGGTGAGGAGCTCGAGGATGTGTGCTCTCGGCGTACCGATCAACTGGGCGAGGTCGTGGCGGGACGGTGGCTCGACGACGGACCACAGGTGGGCCTGACCGCGCGGCGGGTAGCCGAGCAGGGGTTCGGCGCCGGGGTCGAACGGGATGACGGCGTGCGGTCCGAACAGGGTCGGCTGCAGTACGAGCCCGCGGCCGTCGACGTGTTCGGTGCGGCTCTGCTCGGCTACGCGGTCGACCTTCAGGAGCCCATCGGCGTACGTGATCGCTGGGCCCAGGCCGTTGAGCATCGCGCCGGTCCCTTGCTGGGTGACGATGTGGCCGCGGTAGCTGATGTCGGCGGAGAGGAGGGTGCGCATGCGGCTCCAGTACGGCGCCATGACGGCGTCCCAGTACTGGCTGAGCGAGTCGACCACCTTGTCTACGGTCAGGTCTTCTGGCAGCTCGCCGTTGACCGCTACCAGTTGTCGCTCGAAGGTGTCTGGTTCGACGTTTGCGATCACGTCGAGCTCGTCGGAGAGCTGGGTGAGCGGTGAGGTCGGTCGAGGCGTCAGGAAGTCCGGGCTGCCCATGGTGTCGTTGACGAGCCACCGCAGTACGGACCAATCCAGGTCAGTGACCTGCGGCTGTACGGCGCGAACCCAGCCGAGCTGCAGCGGGAAACGGCCGGGATCCCTCAATGCGCGCAACGACAGCACCATCTCCGCGACCGGCGACACCGCGAACCTGACGTCGGCCAGGTCCTGCGAGTTCAGGACATAGGTCAGCACCGCATCGCCCTCCTGTTCACGACACGAAGTATGGACTGTCGGTGGCTGGTGGGAGGGTGATTTGCATGGGGTTCCGAGCGATGGACGACGACGAAATAGCAGAGTTCCTGGCGCAGCCGCTGGTGGCCGTGCTGGCGGTCGACGACCCGGGCTGGTCGCCGCATGTGACGCCGGTGTGGTTCCGCCACCTGCCCGACGACAACAGATTCCAGGTGATGACGCCTGCCAAGTCGAAGAAGACCAGACTGCACCGGACCGGCACAGGTGAACTGTCCCTCTCGATCCAGACGGTCGACGGGCCGACCGCTCGGTATGTCAACATGCAGGGCGTCGCGCGGTTCCTCCCGCTCGATGCGGACCTGCTGAATGCGATGGTCGAGAAGTACCTGCCGGAGGAGCACCGCGCGACCTACCTCGCCAACCCACCCGAGGACTCGATGTTCGACATCACCCCCCGCCGCATCACCTCGGCGGTCATCGAGCCTTGAGCTACTCGCAGGCGATCCCGTCGTGGTCGGCGTCGAGGCGATAGATGTCGGAGCCGATGACGTCGATCGGACCGTCGACGTACTCGGGCCCATTGCCACTCCCGCCTGAGCAGTCGACGTCACTGGCGATCGGGACGCAACCGGAGTAGTTCGAGTCGCACCCGCCGGACTGCTCCGGCTCCTCGACCTTCGTACCCACCGCCGTCACCTGCGACCGCGGCTCCTTCGCCACCTCTTGCCGAACCATCCGCTTAGCCGTCTGTACGCCGTTCAAGTACGTGACCCGGTAAACCAGCCGCCGCGTGCCGTTGACCCCCGCCGTACGCACGGTCCGCTCGCCCTTCGCCAGCGAGTCATCCGTCACCGTCTTCTTCTTGAACGGAATCACCTTCAACTCCACGACCTCCTTCGTCGTGGTCACCGACGGCTTGATCTTGGGCTTGGCAGACGCCTTCGGCGTCACGACCGGAGCGGATGTGGTGCCTGGCGCCGGCGTCACGCTCAGCTGCACACTCGCGATGGCAGCCGGCTCACCCGCCCCCGACGTACCCGAACCCGCCCCGCACCCCCCGACGAGCGCCACCACCGCAACCGACCCCAACGCAGCACGCAGCAACAACACGATCCATCCCCCCAAACCCGCCGTCGGTTCCCCCCCGCGGCAGGATTTGTCAGCACCCGGACCACCCGAGCGAATTCCGATTTGTACCACCGCCCCGCCCGCCCCGCAACCCCTCACCCCAGCCCCCTACCAAGCAAACCCCCACCAAACCTGACACACTGTTCCCCTCACCCGATGAGGGCCTCTAGCTCAATTGGCAGAGCAGCGGACTTTTAATCCGCGGGTTGTGGGTTCGAGTCCCACGGGGCCTACCGTTTCTGTGTCACCCATCACCCGAAGGTGCTCAGGCCTACCGTTTCTGGCTAGGGCTTTGGCGGGTTAGGGGTCTGCGCGCGACGGATTCGTCTCGGCTCGGTTATCGCTGGCTTGCTCGCGCGGTCGGGCGGGTGTGGAGCCCGGGACGTGCGGTCGTCGATGGAACGAACCGAGACGGATTCCTGGTCGTGCGTCAGTTGGGCTGGGTGCCCGTCACCGTGACCTCGGCCAGGCTGATCACACCGGCGCTGGTGGCCGGCGACTGCACCTTGACGTAGCGGGCCACGGTGTTGGTCGGCAGACTGGTGACCGCCCCGGGCGTCGCCCCGAGGTTCAGTTTGGTCACCGTGGAGTCGGCCATCAGCTGGGCGTAGGTCCGGCCCGACATGCTGGCGGTGGAGAGGAACACCACCGCGTTGTTCAGCTTGTCGGCCGAGGCGTCGGTCCGGTTGTGCACCGTGACGTTGCCGACCCGGGAATTGGTCAGCAGGTCGACCTGCCACCACGGCTGCGAGCTGGACGCCGTCCGGCTTACCGACCCGGCGGCGAAGATGCCGTTGGTGTTGCCGTCCACGGCCCGGGAGGCGGTGCCGACGTCGGTCGACGACTGCGCGGCCGGCCGGTTGGTGGACAGATTCACGGCGCCGGTGGTGCCGTGAACCTGCAACTCGGCCAGGTTCAGGGTGGCGATGATGCTCGACAGCTGCACCCGCACGTACCGGCCGGTGGCGTTGCCCGCGTTCAGGGTCAGGCTGTTGGTGGTGGACGAGAACGCCGAGAACGACATCTCCTTCACCGAGTCGTCGGCCCGCAGCGAGGACATCGACCGGCCGTTCATGTCGGTCGAGGAGATGAACACCGAGCCGCTGCCCATCCGGTTCGAGTCGGTCCGGCTCCACACCGTGACCGTAGAGACGGCCGCCGCGGAACCGAGGTCGACCTGCCACCACGGCTGGGTGGAGAGGTTGGTCTGGGTCACCGAGCCGCCCGCGAACACGCCGTTGGTGTTACCGTCCACCGCCCGGGCCGCCACCGCGGTACCGCTGGTGCTCGACTGGGTGGCGGTCTTGCCCCGGGCCAGGCTCGGGCCGGTGACGGTCACCGTGGTGGTCGACACCGCGCTGTCCACCTTGCCGTCCCGCACGACCAGGCTGAAGGTCAGCGTCGCCGGTGTGGCCGGGGCGGTGAAGGTCGGCTTCTGCACCGTCCGGCTGGACAGCGTCACCGCCGGCCCACCGGTCTGGGTCCAGGTGTAGGTGAGCGGGTCGTTGTCGGCGTCGCGGCTGCCGGAGCCGTCCAGCGTCACGGTGACGCCGGCCTCGGCTGACTGCGCCGCCCCCGCGCTCGCCACCGGCACCGTGTTGGTGGTGACCGTGGTGGTGACGGCGGCGCTGTTGGCCTTGCCGTCCCGCACCACCAGGCTGAACGTCAGCGTGGTCCTGGTGGACGGGGCGGTGAACGTCGGCTTCTGCACCGTCCGGCTGGACAGCGTCACCGCCGGCCCACCGGTCTGGGTCCACGTGTAGGTGAGCGGGTCGTTGTCGGCGTCGCGGCTGCCGGAGCCGTCCAGCGTCACCGTGGTACCCGTGTTGACCGTCTGCGCCGTACCGGCGTTCGCCACCGGCACCTGGTTGACCGCGGAGGTGGTGGTCACCGTGGTGGTCGCCGCCGCGCTGTTGGCCTTGCCGTCCCGCACCACCAGGCTGAAGGTCAGCGTGGACGCCGAGGACGGGGCGGTGAAGGTCGGCTTCGCCGCCGTCGTACTGGACAGCGTCACCGCCGGTCCACCGGTCTGGGTCCACGCGTAGGTGAGGTCGTCGCCGTCGGCGTCGGTGCCGGACCCGTTCAGGGTCACGGTCGTACCAGCCACGACCGACTGCGGCGCACCGGCGTTCGCCACCGGGAGGTGGTTGTTCGACTCCGAGAGCGGCCGCGGGGTGCAGTTGCTCATCGAGACCGTGAAGGGCTCGACGTCGTTGTCCGTCTCGATCATGGCGCCGTTCTCGGAGCCGCTGAGCGAGATGGTGTGCGCCTGGCCGGCGTTCAGGCGGATCTCCCGCCACTCGTCCGTACCGCGCTCCCACTCGACGATCAGGACCCGGCCGGTGACAACCCGGACGGTGCATCCGTCGGCCCAGGCACCCATGTACGGGTAGAGCGGAACGCCCGAGTCCGAGTAGACGTTGCGCGCGTTGTCGCCGGCGCGGCCGTTGCCCTGGTAGGCCGTGCCGACCGGCCAGGTGATCACGCCGCCGTACCAGTCACCGGGGTTCTCGCCGGTGCCGGCGTAGCGCCAGCGGGCGTTGACCCAGGAGACCGGGTCGCAGGTGGTGGGGTCGGTGCAGGCGGGGGGCGTCGGCGGGACCGGCGGGCCGGGCACGAAGGCGTACTCGAACGGCGAACCGCTCTGCACGCTGACGATGCTGCTGCCGCTCAGAGTGGTCGGCACGGTGTAGCTCTGGCCGGCCGACAGGTTGGCCAGCGACGCGTGCGAGTCTCCGACCGGGCCGGAGAACACGGTGGCGCTGCCCGAGGTGACGGTGATCTTCCAGTTGGCCACCTGCGGGGCCGTCGCGTAGACGTCGTGCGAGGCGGTGTAGCCGTAGCGGGCGCGGCTGGGGTCGGTCTCGGCCGGCCAGACAGCGGCGTACCCGCTGTCCGACGGACCCCACGGGCACGGGCTGCTGGTGCAGGTCCAGGTCACCTGGGCCGCCTCGCCGTCGCCGGCCGGCGGGGGCGTGACCGGCGCACCCGGGGTGAGCGTGTACTCGAACGCGGAGCCACCCTGCATGCTGACGATGCTGCTGCCGCTCAGGGTGCTCGACACGGTGTAGCTCTCGCCGGCCGACAGCGCGGCCAGCGACGAGTGCGAGTCCCCGGCCGGGCCGGCGTACACGGCGGCGCTGCCGGAGGTGACGGTGATCTTCCAGCCGGCAACCTTCGCCGCCGGTGCGTACACGTCATGGGAGACGGTGTAGCCGTAGCGAGCCCGGGTGGGCTCGGCTGTCGCGGGCCAGACCGCCGCGTTGCTGGTGTAGCTCGCACCCGACGGGCAGGGCGTGCCGGTGCAGTTCCAGGTGGCCAGCACCGAACCGTAGCCGGACGCCGGCGGCGTGGTCGGCTCGCCCGGAGTGAAGGTGACCCGGAACGCGCCATCGTTCTGCACGCTCACGAGGCTGCTGCCGCTCAGGGTGCTCGACACGGTGTAGCTCTCGCCGGCCGACAGCGCGGCCAGCGACGAGTGCGAGTCGTCGGCCGGGCCCGCGTAAACCGTGGCGCTGCCGGAGACGACGGTGATCTTCCAGCCGGCCACCATGGACACCGGAGCGTAGACGTCGGCGGAGACCGTGTAGCCGTAGCGGGCGCGGACCGGCTGAGCCGCGGCCGGCCAGACGCCCGCGTTGCTGGTGTAGCTCTGGCCCGACGGGCACGGGCTGCTGGTGCAGTTCCAGGTGGCCAGCACCGAGCCGTCACCGGAGGCCGGCGGCGGGTCGGTCGGGGCGCCGGGGGTGATCGTGTACTCGAACGACCCACCGTCCTGCACGCTCACGATGCTGCTGCTACTCAGCGTGCTGGGCACGGTGTAGCTGTCGCCTGTCTGCAGATTGGCCAGCGACGAGTGCGAGTCATCGGCCGGACCCGCGTAAACCGTGGCGCTGCCGGACGTGACGGTGATCTTCCAGCCCGCCACCTTGGGCGCCGGGGCGTACACGTCGTGGGAGACGGTATAGCCGTAGCGGGCCCGGACCGGCTCGGCCGCGGCCGGCCAGACCGCAGCGTTACTGGTGTCCGACGGGCCCCACGGGCACGGGCTGCTGGTGCAGGACCACGTCGCCACAACGGAGGACGCAGGATCACCCTCGGCTGCCCGCGCGGGCGAGGCGATCAGGCCTAGCACCATCACGACCGCAGTAGTGAGAACGAGAAAAGCGGTCGCTAAACGTTTCGGCATGCCGGCCCCCCGGATTGTGACTCTCCCCTTGACCGCACACCGTAGCCCAAGTCGCTCTCTGTCAACCGAAAAAGAAGGGAAAAAATGCAACCAGGAGCCATTTGTTATGGACTTCATCACGCTACGGAAAAACCCCGCTACTCGTTGGTGAGACCCATCACTCGTTGATGAGAAATGGGGGGATCGCGGAGACCGAGGCCGACCGCAGCGCCGAACAGGTCGCCTGCCGCGCTGCCTGGGACTCGATGCTGGGCTGGCGCGTGAGTTGGTGCGCTGGGGCGTTGCTACGGTCGGGGCGTGCTTGTGCGTCGTCGGGCTGTGCTGCTTGGGGTTGTGTCTGTGCCCCTGCTGGCGGCGTGTGGGGAGACTGCGGACAAGGCAGCGCCGAAGTTGAAGCTTGAGAAGGTCTGGCAGGAGCGGGTGGTGACGCCGGGGGCGGCTATGCCTGGGCGGGTGCGGGTGGTGGGGGATGCCGTCGTGATGGTTGACGGTACGGGGACGGAGAATGCTCGGGTCTGCTGTTTCAGCGCGCCGGACGGTGCGGTGAAGTGGGTGATCGACGGCAAGAAACCGATAGTGGTGCCGGAACTGGGGGCCGTCTGGATTTGCGCCGTCGGCCCGGGGTTTCTGGGCAACGTGGCGGCGATGGTTCAGCGGCCGACGGTGCAGGTTGCCGGGGACGTGCTGCCGGTTTCGGTTGCGTCTGCGCCTGGGGGTACGACGACCAGCGGGGTCGCCGGTGTTGACGTACGGACGGGCGATCCGGTCTGGGGTTTTCGGGCCGTTGCGACCCCGTCCACTGAGCGCACGATGGTCACGGCCGTGGCGGAGTCCGTCGTACTGGCGACCGTCAGCGCGCCGTTCGGCCCCGGCTGGCCGACCACGGGCCAGTCACCGACCACGATCGCGCTCGACGCCAAGACCGGCGCCGAGCTGTGGCGTGCCGCAGATGTCGTCGGAGTCTCGGGTGACGGGAACTCGGTCGTCGTCGCGAGGCGGACGCCGTCGGGCTGGAACATGGAGGTCCGGGATGCGCGGACCGGGACGACGCGCTGGACCGGTATGCATCAGTCGCGCGGACCGCACGAACACGAGGCAACGGCCGGCGACCACACCGTGCTGCAACACGCGGACCGCACGGATGTCGACGTGATCCGGTTGTCCGATGGTGAGCCACTCGCTTTCGATACCGACACCGTGCCGACCGTGGTGGCGAGCGATCCGCCGTTGCTCGTCTGGGACAACGGCGTCGCCTGGTGGGCGAAGGGTCCGAACGGTTTCGTCACCCAGGCCTTGCCCAAAGGCTCGCCCGCCAAGGGGAAGCATCGGCCGAAGGGTCTCGAGTTCAGGGCGGCGTACGGCGTCGGGCCGTACATCTGGGGCATCCTCGGCGACACACAGCAAACCGACAAGGACGACTACTACCTCGTTGGGACGATCGCGGTGGACCGCACCGGTGCACCGTGCTCGCCGAGCC
This Kribbella sp. NBC_00482 DNA region includes the following protein-coding sequences:
- a CDS encoding ArsR/SmtB family transcription factor encodes the protein MLTYVLNSQDLADVRFAVSPVAEMVLSLRALRDPGRFPLQLGWVRAVQPQVTDLDWSVLRWLVNDTMGSPDFLTPRPTSPLTQLSDELDVIANVEPDTFERQLVAVNGELPEDLTVDKVVDSLSQYWDAVMAPYWSRMRTLLSADISYRGHIVTQQGTGAMLNGLGPAITYADGLLKVDRVAEQSRTEHVDGRGLVLQPTLFGPHAVIPFDPGAEPLLGYPPRGQAHLWSVVEPPSRHDLAQLIGTPRAHILELLTHPRTTTDLAGELKVTPSAVSQHLQLLRRTGLVEPQRTGKQVLYRPTELAALLTGTTVD
- a CDS encoding outer membrane protein assembly factor BamB family protein, which translates into the protein MKLEKVWQERVVTPGAAMPGRVRVVGDAVVMVDGTGTENARVCCFSAPDGAVKWVIDGKKPIVVPELGAVWICAVGPGFLGNVAAMVQRPTVQVAGDVLPVSVASAPGGTTTSGVAGVDVRTGDPVWGFRAVATPSTERTMVTAVAESVVLATVSAPFGPGWPTTGQSPTTIALDAKTGAELWRAADVVGVSGDGNSVVVARRTPSGWNMEVRDARTGTTRWTGMHQSRGPHEHEATAGDHTVLQHADRTDVDVIRLSDGEPLAFDTDTVPTVVASDPPLLVWDNGVAWWAKGPNGFVTQALPKGSPAKGKHRPKGLEFRAAYGVGPYIWGILGDTQQTDKDDYYLVGTIAVDRTGAPCSPSLQGVALADVSDRWLVVGRGGYVEVHRITVQ
- a CDS encoding PKD domain-containing protein; this encodes MPKRLATAFLVLTTAVVMVLGLIASPARAAEGDPASSVVATWSCTSSPCPWGPSDTSNAAVWPAAAEPVRARYGYTVSHDVYAPAPKVAGWKITVTSGSATVYAGPADDSHSSLANLQTGDSYTVPSTLSSSSIVSVQDGGSFEYTITPGAPTDPPPASGDGSVLATWNCTSSPCPSGQSYTSNAGVWPAAAQPVRARYGYTVSADVYAPVSMVAGWKITVVSGSATVYAGPADDSHSSLAALSAGESYTVSSTLSGSSLVSVQNDGAFRVTFTPGEPTTPPASGYGSVLATWNCTGTPCPSGASYTSNAAVWPATAEPTRARYGYTVSHDVYAPAAKVAGWKITVTSGSAAVYAGPAGDSHSSLAALSAGESYTVSSTLSGSSIVSMQGGSAFEYTLTPGAPVTPPPAGDGEAAQVTWTCTSSPCPWGPSDSGYAAVWPAETDPSRARYGYTASHDVYATAPQVANWKITVTSGSATVFSGPVGDSHASLANLSAGQSYTVPTTLSGSSIVSVQSGSPFEYAFVPGPPVPPTPPACTDPTTCDPVSWVNARWRYAGTGENPGDWYGGVITWPVGTAYQGNGRAGDNARNVYSDSGVPLYPYMGAWADGCTVRVVTGRVLIVEWERGTDEWREIRLNAGQAHTISLSGSENGAMIETDNDVEPFTVSMSNCTPRPLSESNNHLPVANAGAPQSVVAGTTVTLNGSGTDADGDDLTYAWTQTGGPAVTLSSTTAAKPTFTAPSSASTLTFSLVVRDGKANSAAATTTVTTTSAVNQVPVANAGTAQTVNTGTTVTLDGSGSRDADNDPLTYTWTQTGGPAVTLSSRTVQKPTFTAPSTRTTLTFSLVVRDGKANSAAVTTTVTTNTVPVASAGAAQSAEAGVTVTLDGSGSRDADNDPLTYTWTQTGGPAVTLSSRTVQKPTFTAPATPATLTFSLVVRDGKVDSAVSTTTVTVTGPSLARGKTATQSSTSGTAVAARAVDGNTNGVFAGGSVTQTNLSTQPWWQVDLGSAAAVSTVTVWSRTDSNRMGSGSVFISSTDMNGRSMSSLRADDSVKEMSFSAFSSTTNSLTLNAGNATGRYVRVQLSSIIATLNLAELQVHGTTGAVNLSTNRPAAQSSTDVGTASRAVDGNTNGIFAAGSVSRTASSSQPWWQVDLLTNSRVGNVTVHNRTDASADKLNNAVVFLSTASMSGRTYAQLMADSTVTKLNLGATPGAVTSLPTNTVARYVKVQSPATSAGVISLAEVTVTGTQPN
- a CDS encoding pyridoxamine 5'-phosphate oxidase family protein, whose amino-acid sequence is MGFRAMDDDEIAEFLAQPLVAVLAVDDPGWSPHVTPVWFRHLPDDNRFQVMTPAKSKKTRLHRTGTGELSLSIQTVDGPTARYVNMQGVARFLPLDADLLNAMVEKYLPEEHRATYLANPPEDSMFDITPRRITSAVIEP
- a CDS encoding G5 domain-containing protein; translated protein: MLLLRAALGSVAVVALVGGCGAGSGTSGAGEPAAIASVQLSVTPAPGTTSAPVVTPKASAKPKIKPSVTTTKEVVELKVIPFKKKTVTDDSLAKGERTVRTAGVNGTRRLVYRVTYLNGVQTAKRMVRQEVAKEPRSQVTAVGTKVEEPEQSGGCDSNYSGCVPIASDVDCSGGSGNGPEYVDGPIDVIGSDIYRLDADHDGIACE